Within the Candidatus Omnitrophota bacterium genome, the region GATGCCCTTATTGCTTTGGAAAAGCATAGGATTTCCGATGACTCCTATGAGTTTCCTTTTGGAGGGGGAGCATTGGCCATACCTCTTCAATCTTCCGATCGGCGTGAAAAATTTTTGCTCGATATTCGCCGTGCGAGGATTGACCTTGCAAAATCTACTTATCAGAATAGAGGCCGACAAGTGGTTGTGTTAGTACGATTGGATTTGGCAGGCGCACCTCATAGAAATCCGGACGATGAGGAAATTCCTTGCCCTCACTTGCATATATACCGGGAGGGATATGGGGACAAATGGGCGATACCAGTTCCTGAAGAAAGGTTTACGAATACCAGTGACCTATGGCAGACGCTGCAGGACTTTATGCGCTATTGTAATATCAGCCAGCCTCCAAATATTGAAAGAGGTCTTTTCTGATGATTGAGGAAATCAGACAGCTTATTCACGATTACATCAATTGGCTCAAAGACAAAACATTGCTTCGAGAGGTAGGCAGTTCTTGGGTAGAAATTACAACGCCATGCCTTGATCGCCATAATGACTATATCCAGATATACGTCAAAAAGGAGGGTCACGGCTATTTGCTTACGGACGATAGATATACCATAACTGATTTAGAACAGTCTGGATGCAATCTCGACTCGCCAAAACGCAAGGATCTCTTGAAAGTAACTCTTAACGGATTTGGTGTTGCCAACAAAGAAGGTGAGTTGCTTGTCCATGCTTCGGCTGATAATTTTGCCTTGAGAAAGCATAATCTTATTCAGGCCATTATGGCTGTTAATGATCTCTTTTATTTGGCTGCCCCCACCATTGCGAGTGTTTTCTATGAAGACGTTCAGGGATGGCTTGATCTAAATGAGGTGCGGTATACCTCTAAGGTCAAGTTTACTGGTAAATCAAGCTTTGATCACTTGTTTGATTTTGTTATCCCTTCTTCTCGAAAACAACCTGAACGGTTGTTGCGTGCTGTTAATCGCCCAAACAAAGAGACTGTCCAATTACTTACCTTTTCGTGGATTGATATTAAGGAAGTGCGCCCGCAAGGCTCTAGAATTTACGCCTTTCTTAATGATCGGGAGCGTGAAATTTCTGAGGGTGTCGTCGATGCTTTGAGAAATTACGATATAAACCCAGTGCTGTGGAGCCAGCGTGAAGATTATCGAGAGCAGCTTGCGGCCTGATTGATATTTTATGAGTGAACAAACTTGAGTGAACTAAAAACCTGCTTCAAACGTGTAGATTACGATCTATCGGCGCTGCTTCACTACATTGACATTGGTGATATTGGCCTGCCGGATATTCAGCGTCCTTTTGTGTGGTCAAACGCTAAGGTGAGGGATTTGTTTGACTCGATGTATCGGGGTTTTCCGGTCGGTTATCTATTGTTTTGGGAAAACGCCCAGACAAATGGGGTCAAGCAGATCGGTTTGGAGAACAAGCGGCACTCCATTCCTTCTCGGCTGATTGTGGACGGCCAGCAGCGTTTGACATCTTTGTACGCGGTGTTTCGAGGCCGAAAGGTTTTGGATCAAGATTACCGGGAACGTGAAATCGAGATCGCCTTTCACCCTCAGGATGGCAAATTTGAAGTCGCAGATGCGGCTATTCGCCGAGATCCTGAATGGATTCCCAATATCTCAGAGCTTTGGGCATCGGGAAAATCCAGCTATCAAATGGTCAAGGGTTTTCTCCAAAAGATTGGGGAAAAGTCCGAATTAAGCGGCGAGGAAGAAGAAATTATCAGCCACAACTTGGATCGCCTTTTCGATCTGCAAAAGTACCCTTTCACAGCCCTTGAAATAGCATCGACAGTTGATGAAGAGCAGGTGGCTGATATTTTCGTTCGTATCAACAGCGAAGGCGTGAAGCTCAACCAGGCTGATTTTATTTTGACACTGCTTTCGGTTTTTTGGGACAAAGGCCGTCATGCTTTGGAGGAATTTTGCCGCAATTCAAGGAAACCGTCCACATCGAATAAGGGCGCCTCGCCGTTTAATCACTTTATTCAGCCAGACCCAGACCAGCTCTTGCGTGTCTCGATTGCTTTTGGATTCAGTCGAGGGCGTCTGAAAAGTGTTTACCAGGTACTCCGGGGGAAGGACTTAGAATCCGGCGAGTTTTCGTCCGAAAGGCGAGAGGCTCAGTTCCAAGTCTTGCAAGAAGCCCAGGCTAAAGTGCTGGATTTAAAAAATTGGCATCAGTTTTTTAGCGCTCTGGTAGGAGCAGGATTTCGCAGTGGAGCCATGGTTTCTTCCAAAAACGCGCTTCTTTATGCCTATGCTTTTTACCTAATCGGCCGGATAAGGTTCTCCGTACCTGAGCATGTCCTCCAGAAGGTGATTGGCCGCTGGTTCTTTTTTACAACTCTGACGGGCCGGTATACAAGCTCGCCGGAAACCATTATGGACGGGGATTTAAACAGGCTTAAAAACATCAAGACAGACACTCAGTTTGTGGAATTACTTCACAATATGATGGCTTCTGATTTGACCAACGATTTCTGGACGATCAACCTTCCGGCAAAGCTTGACTCATCCTCAGCACGCAACCCTGAACTGTTCGCTTATGTTGCAGCGCAAAATCGGTTGGGTGCGCCTGTATTATTTTCACATAAACGGGTGAACGAGTTGATTGATCCCACTGTGCAAACTACGAGAAAAGCTTTAGAGCGCCATCATCTTTTCCCGAGAGCTTGGCTGGAGAGACAGGGGATTGATGATCTCAAGGTGATCAATCAAATGGCAAATTTCGCACTCCTTGAATGGCCGGACAATCTGGCGATTAGCGATATGCCCCCTGCTGAATACGTGCCAGAAATCCAGAGGCGGTTTGCATCTGCAGATTGGCTAGAAATGCAAAGATTCCACGCTCTTCCGGAGGGATGGGAGAATCTAGATTACGCGACTTTCTTGGTTGAACGTCGCAATTTGATGGCAGACATTATCCGCCAAGGATATGAAACACTTGGATAGAGTATGGCGAGGTTTACCGAATCAGAAGTCGAGGAAGCAGCCCTTGAATGGTTTCAGGGGCTAGGGTACGAGTTCAAACATGGTCCTGAGATTGCTTTTGGGGAACCTGAAGCCGAACGAGAGCATCCCAACTATGGAGATGTCGTTCTTGCTGCTCGCCTTCGCCAAGCTCTGACGAATCTGAACCCCAATCTACCCACCGAGGCTCTTGAAGAAGCCTACCGAAAGCTGACTATTCCAGAAAAGTCTTCGCTTTTGGAGAACAACCGAGAATTTCATCGGATGCTTGCCAGAGGTGTAACGGTTGAATACAAGCGGCCAGACGGGACGATCGCTGGCGACCAAGCAAACATTTTTGACTTTGATGATCCTGACAACAATGATTGGCTGGTGGTCAACCAATTCACCGTGTGCGAGAACAAGCATACTCGGCGGCCCGATGTGGTGGTTTTCGTGAATGGGTTGCCGCTGGCTGTGATAGAGCTAAAAAATGCTGCTGATGAAAACACGGATATTTGGTCAGCCTACAAACAGCTCCAAACCTACAAGCAAGAAATCCCATCGTTATTTACCTTCAAC harbors:
- a CDS encoding DUF1829 domain-containing protein yields the protein MIEEIRQLIHDYINWLKDKTLLREVGSSWVEITTPCLDRHNDYIQIYVKKEGHGYLLTDDRYTITDLEQSGCNLDSPKRKDLLKVTLNGFGVANKEGELLVHASADNFALRKHNLIQAIMAVNDLFYLAAPTIASVFYEDVQGWLDLNEVRYTSKVKFTGKSSFDHLFDFVIPSSRKQPERLLRAVNRPNKETVQLLTFSWIDIKEVRPQGSRIYAFLNDREREISEGVVDALRNYDINPVLWSQREDYREQLAA
- a CDS encoding DUF262 domain-containing protein, translating into MSELKTCFKRVDYDLSALLHYIDIGDIGLPDIQRPFVWSNAKVRDLFDSMYRGFPVGYLLFWENAQTNGVKQIGLENKRHSIPSRLIVDGQQRLTSLYAVFRGRKVLDQDYREREIEIAFHPQDGKFEVADAAIRRDPEWIPNISELWASGKSSYQMVKGFLQKIGEKSELSGEEEEIISHNLDRLFDLQKYPFTALEIASTVDEEQVADIFVRINSEGVKLNQADFILTLLSVFWDKGRHALEEFCRNSRKPSTSNKGASPFNHFIQPDPDQLLRVSIAFGFSRGRLKSVYQVLRGKDLESGEFSSERREAQFQVLQEAQAKVLDLKNWHQFFSALVGAGFRSGAMVSSKNALLYAYAFYLIGRIRFSVPEHVLQKVIGRWFFFTTLTGRYTSSPETIMDGDLNRLKNIKTDTQFVELLHNMMASDLTNDFWTINLPAKLDSSSARNPELFAYVAAQNRLGAPVLFSHKRVNELIDPTVQTTRKALERHHLFPRAWLERQGIDDLKVINQMANFALLEWPDNLAISDMPPAEYVPEIQRRFASADWLEMQRFHALPEGWENLDYATFLVERRNLMADIIRQGYETLG